Within the Abditibacteriaceae bacterium genome, the region TGGCCCAGAGCACACAGGAAACAGTGTCTTTAGACGCCGCGATTGAGACTTTAAAAATGGCGTAACGAGCAAGCTCCACAGCAAGAAAGTACGGTCGAATTCGACCGTACTTTTTGTGCGTTTAGGGCAACGAATGCGCGCTCGAAGCGTCTGTTTTAACATGAAAAACACGACTCTTACGCATGGCGAAAACACGCTGGCTCCGGCATTATTCCCGGCCTCGTTTCTCGCGCATGGACATGACGCACATTCTTCGAAAGAAGGAGCAAACGAACAAGCTCACAGGGCGCCAAACAGGGCGCGCTTGAAATTTGACGACGACGACGGCATTGCGCCACCCGAGGGCTTTTCCAACCGGGAAACGTGGACCGCAGCGGTGTGGCTCAATGCGCTCGCGCAAAACGGCGCAAGGCTCGACAACAAAATCATTGCATTGCCTGCCGCCGAAGCCGATGAAATCCGACGCTGGTTTTATCACCGTTGGGAGGCCGCGCGCGATGGAAAAGAATCGCAAGCGGTCGCGGGCGCGTTGGCGGGAATCGGGCAACTGGCGCGTGTACAGTGGAGCGAAGTGGCCGCGCATTACCGCCGCTGTCCGTGGTTCGATGTTATTCAGGATGCCTTTGCGGCAGCACGCGAAGTCGGTTTGAAAGTCGATCGCAGTCGGGAAACGGTGGCTCGCCGCCGCGATGCGATTAGCTTTTTTCTGCGCCGTCCGCTCGCTTCGTGCCGCGAGCTTTCGCGCGACGAATGGACACGCGTTGGCATTGCAATCCGCAACGGCGCTTTGCGCTGGTAAGGAGTACGGTCGATTTCGACCGTACTTTTATTTTTTCTCCAGTTTTCCGCGTCACACTCTCCTTCATGAAACGCCCTTTAGTCTTCGGAGCGATTGTTGTTTTGACGGCTTTGTGCGTCTGGTTATGGCAGCGCCCGATGCCCAATGGTGAAATGCCGCCTCTCATCCCCAGGACTCGCACAGCAGCGCTAATCCTTGCAGGCGCGAAGTCGCAGATCGGCGACGCCTACGATGCAAATTACCGCACGATTGCGTTTCCCGGCGGCGATGTCAAGCCCGGACGCGGCGCCTGCACCGATGTGGTCGTTCGCGCGCTGCGCAAAGGCGGCTACGATTTGCAAGCGTTGATGCACGCCGATATGAAACAAAATTTCGGCGCTTATCCTCGCAACTGGGGCTTAACAAAACCAAACACCGATATCGACCACCGGCGCGTTCCGAACCAGATGACATTTCTGCGCCGTCATGGACGCGAGCTTTCGCCTTCGGTGCGCGGCGCGGCTTTAAAACAATGGCAACCAGGCGACGTTGTGTACTGGAATTCGTCGGGCACGCTGCGTCAAATGTTACACACCGGCATTGTTTCCAACCGGCGCAACGCACGCGGCATTCCATTTGTGATTCATAACGGTTGGCAATGCGTCGAGCAAGACGATTTGACACGCTGGCCGATTATCGGTCACTTTCGCTTTCCGGCGAAAGCGCCACGCTAAACTGCGCGCGTGTTTCTTGTTTTCGATGCCTACGGCACTCTGGTCGAACTCGACGATTTTTACGGTCGCTTGCAGCGCGGATTTTCTCAACGTGGCGCCAATCTTTCCCTAGATGTTGTCACACGCTCTGCTCACCGCGAAATGCGCCACTACATCGCTCAGGCGGTTCACGCAAGTGATGCCACTTCGCACGCGGTTCTGCATCGCGAATGTGGACAAATAATTTTTGATGCGCTGAGCGAACAAGCACCGACTTTCGCCCTCGACCTGGATGCCGTCGAAGATGTGCTGCGCGAATCGGTCGTGTTTCGGGCGTTTTCCGAAACACACGCGACGCTGGAAAAACTGGCGGCACGCGGCATCGAAATGGGCATCGCGTCGAACTGGGATTATTCTCTCGCACAGCATCTGGAAACGCTCGGCATCGCGCACTATTTTCGTTTTGTGCTTTCATCGGCAAACCTTGGCGTTGAGAAACCGGCGCCCGAATTCTTCGACGCGGTGCGCTCCGCGGTTGGCAACACGCCCGCGACTTACATTGGCGATCATTACGAAAAAGATGTCCTGCCGTCGCGTGCGGCGGGCTTTGATGCGCTGTGGCTGGTGCGCGAGGAACGCGACCTGCCTTCGGGCGAAACATCACAAGCTGACGGCATCGTGCCGCTGCGTTCTCTCGAAGATATTTTCACGCGTCTTAGGCTATAAAGTCCATTGAAATCGACCGTAATTCTGAGGGAGCGGAACAGTTAACGTATAGCGATGAGTTACATCCGTTTGTTCATCCTGTTGACTCTTTTTGAGCGCCCTGCTCCCGATGCGCCCACGCGGTCGCTCCGGTTTCTAATGCTGTCTGCAGGTAGCAACGCCAACGTTCAATACATCACGCTTTATTTCACGGACTCTCCGCCGGGCAGCAATGCAGACCCTCAGCGCTACTCCATCGGGCAGGGCGAGAGCCATAAAGACGTTGGAGTCCTCTGTGTTTCCGGTCAACCAGTTGGTTTGGATGTTCGTCATGGCACGTCGCCAATGGGCGTTCCGGTCACTGTTAGTTGTGTGCTCGAAAATTATCAGGGGTGCGCATTGTCAGGTCAGGTGACCCTGAATGTCACCTCTTGAGAATCCGAGTGCGGTCGATTTCGGCCGCACTTAATTCACCGCATCTAACAAAGCTTGATATTCGTTCAACAATCTGGCACGGATTGGCGTTGCGCGCGCCGCTAAATTGCGTTGCGCAGCAGCATAGTCACGTCGGCCTTCAGGCGTTTCAATAGGTATCGGGGCAAAGCCGAACGCGCTTAAATCGTAAGGACTGGCGCGCATATCGAGTTCACGCGCGGCTAAAGCCAATTCGAGCGCATCGGCAACGCGGTCGCTCGAAATCCACGGCCAGAACTTGTAACTCCATTTGTACAAATCCATCGTCGCGTGAATGCAGCCAGGCTGCTCAAACGCGGCGCGATTGTCGTGCGTGGGTTGCAAAATGTTCAGATGAACAGCGGCAGGTGTAAAAAAACGAAAGGCATCGAAGTGCGAACACCGCACACCGAGTTCATCGACAACGCCCGCTGTTTCACTGACTGTTAAGCGCAGCGGGACAGCGTGACGCACTTCATCGGAGCGGTAAACCATTGCCCACTCATGAACGCCGAAGCAGGCGAAATGCGGTGTGCGATGTGCCGTAGCGGCGAGCAAGTCACAGATTTCTCGCAACGCGGCGACACGGTGGCGTGGGAACTTTTGCAAATCGAGACAGGCGCCGCGCGCGGTTGCGCTCCATTCTTTGCCCTGCTCGCCCGCACCTTCAAGCTCGACATTCCAACCTGGGCTCCAGCGTTCGAGCTGCGCGGGCCGAAACGAATAGTATTCCCACAGAAAGTCCCAAACCGGATGCTTTTCGCCCCTTGAACGCCGGGCGCGGTGCTGCTCGATAAATGCGGCGACACGCCTTTGGTGCAAGTCGGCACAGCGCTGCCACTCCATTCGCTCTAAAGTCATCACGCGAGACAGTATAAAGTAGCTTCCAAGAAGTACGGTCGAATTCGACCGTACTTTGACGGCGCTTTACAATAGCGTCTTGTGATCGAGAGTGAGAAACGCGTTGACAACGCGCGGATCGAATTGTTCGCCACACTGGCGCTGAATTTCGGCGATGGCGTCTTCAACGCTCCAAGCTTTCTTATAAGGCCGTTCATGTGTCAGGGCATCGAAAACATC harbors:
- a CDS encoding DUF1287 domain-containing protein, which codes for MKRPLVFGAIVVLTALCVWLWQRPMPNGEMPPLIPRTRTAALILAGAKSQIGDAYDANYRTIAFPGGDVKPGRGACTDVVVRALRKGGYDLQALMHADMKQNFGAYPRNWGLTKPNTDIDHRRVPNQMTFLRRHGRELSPSVRGAALKQWQPGDVVYWNSSGTLRQMLHTGIVSNRRNARGIPFVIHNGWQCVEQDDLTRWPIIGHFRFPAKAPR
- a CDS encoding HAD family hydrolase; translated protein: MFLVFDAYGTLVELDDFYGRLQRGFSQRGANLSLDVVTRSAHREMRHYIAQAVHASDATSHAVLHRECGQIIFDALSEQAPTFALDLDAVEDVLRESVVFRAFSETHATLEKLAARGIEMGIASNWDYSLAQHLETLGIAHYFRFVLSSANLGVEKPAPEFFDAVRSAVGNTPATYIGDHYEKDVLPSRAAGFDALWLVREERDLPSGETSQADGIVPLRSLEDIFTRLRL